The following are encoded in a window of Mustela nigripes isolate SB6536 chromosome 1, MUSNIG.SB6536, whole genome shotgun sequence genomic DNA:
- the LOC132013015 gene encoding endogenous retrovirus group FC1 Env polyprotein-like — MPRFGLSRTLQSDNGPAFISSVTQQVAESLNITWKLHIPYHPQSSAFTYMPATCYRGKEPTTCIVTSKIKELRDRIQARQRDTSSWGLDPYNWVTWLLPLAGPVCIIQELAGVSVNQLLLQPCSRLPTSDYPYDATPCQQEVARTELRPLTPLY, encoded by the exons ATGCCGAGGTTTGGATTGTCCCGGACCCTCCAGTCAGACAACGGACCCGCCTTCATCTCCAGTGTAACCCAACAGGTTGCTGAGAGCCTCAACATAACCTGGAAACTTCACATCCCGTACCACCCACAGTCATCGG CCTTTACTTATATGCCTGCAACCTGCTACCGGGGAAAGGAACCGACAACCT GTATAGTTACTTCCAAGATCAAAGAACTCAGGGATCGGATCCAAGCACGGCAGCGAGACACGTCCTCCTGGGGCCTGGATCCCTACAACTGGGtaacctggctgctccctctggcgGGACCTGTATGCATAATACAAGAACTTGCCGGAGTATCCGTCAATcaactcctcctccagccctgctcTCGCCTGCCCACTTCCGACTACCCCTATGACGCCACCCCCTgtcagcaggaagtagccagaacCGAGTTGAGGCCCCTGAcaccattatattaa